Part of the Zingiber officinale cultivar Zhangliang chromosome 6A, Zo_v1.1, whole genome shotgun sequence genome, AAAAAACTCAACACCGGTTCAAAATCCCACTAAATTGAAGTAAAGCAACATTAAAAGTCATTTGAAGACCTCCTAAATCCGAAGCAGAAAACCAGGAAAACTCCATGAAGAAGCAAAGACATCATTAGAATTGTTTTGCATGCCCACTCCTACTCTACTTCCCAAAACCCATACTCAAAGAGGGGATTATACTTGCAGAAAATTTACACAGAGCAAACACGAACCTTCGCTTATCTATACTTGAAATCTCCAAACTTCTATCTCGGAGCTCGATTCATCAAGAGGAATCGATCTTCGGTTGGAACCCATAGGGATGGCGACGAGAAATCGAAGCTAGGGTTCGGGCTTGGAGGGGAAAAACGGCGTCGCCATTGCTCCGGCGACGACCCACATCAATAGATGTTGGTGTCTAGCAGTTGGCTATGGTGGCTTTGCGCCGGCGAAGAAGCGAGATCGGCGGAGAAGGGCCACGGTCGGCGATTCAAGAGGAAGAACATCCACTGGACAAGCTCCGTCAACTGAGAAGAGGTCTGCGAGGGTGTGGGatctcgcgagagggagagggaaggaagGAGTTCCGTTGAGGAGGAGAGTCCGGCGGCGCAAGGTGAAGGCTCGGGGGTGAGGGAGGCCGCACGATGAAGACTCAGGAAGGAGTTCAGCGCCGGGGGGGGGGGAGCTAGGGTACGCCGCGGGGGAGTTCGGCGTCGCGCGAACAATCTACGGTAAGGGCGCCGGCCTTGAGGAAAGCCACATGTGATTCGAAaggtaattttggaaaaaaatattgataaccccATAATAGTAGAAAACCTAAGATTTCCAAGGTTTTGTGATTCCTGGTTCTATTCCCTAATTGTTGATGTGACGGAAATGTTGCATTATCAGAAATCACCAATTACTTAAATCAAATAAGATTATTTTTGATAACCAACTAAGGTTATCAGCGATAACCCCGAATCAAATACGCTCTAAAAATTTTGGCGTGGTCAATACTGTACAACCAAGTTAAAAGCTATTGTGAGATTGGCAATCATGCTTGGCAATATCATGGTGAACTGGATTGGGAGCTTTTAGGTGGTAAATCTATTTCCTATGAGATAATTGTGAAGGGAAAATGAATGAAAAGGAAGGAAATCTTATTGTGAATAAGATATGAATTTTACATTGGGAGTTTCATTGATATTATAATTAGCTTATAATTGTTACAAATATTTAAACAATAAATATAtgaagagaaattctttctcgcGTGCACTTATACAAGTGGTTTAAATTTAAGGTCCAGATTATATTGAACTAAAAGTAACTTGTGTGTAATCATGACTTGTACGCATTGAATGTCGGATTGATCAGGATAAAGTTTACCCAAGTACATCAATCAATATTTGAATCAGTTTGCTTGCTATGCATGCGTAAATTGATACGTTAATGTATGATTAATGGAGAAATCATAACTATTTGAATGAAACGGCCGAGCTCAATCCATTGATGATCAGTGCGGCTAGCGTTTCAACCCAGATGACTAGACACGCCCACCTTTGTTCCCACtcgtttcttttatttatttttttatcgtGCATCTCGCTCTACAATATTTGCCGAacgaatttattttaaggatacTACGTCAAGCGTAGACCTCTACGTCTCCTTTTCCCGACTAAACGCCCCATTCAGATTCGGATTCGGCAGTAGGATGACTTAAAGTCTCAACACAGCCAATTGAATTTTGATACAATAATTGCAAATTCTAATTGAGATAGCAATCTCCGAAAAATTATGGAATAAGTTCCAACACTTCCTTCCAAACATGGCCTATGAAAAGCAGGCATTAAACTCTGTCGATATTTTCCTAACGAGAGGTGTTTGGTTTGTTCTTGATTTGTGCCTAGCCCAAAATCGTGTTCGTGCTAAATTGAAAAGGGCCCGTGATTCGACTCGGACATGCGCACAGGGTCGTGTCAAGTCAAACACAATCCAGTCGAAGTTTGACTATTTTAGGCACGATTCAAATCTTGCCTGATCAGTCTATGAGCAATGCGACTTGACTTGACCCGACCCTATCGACGCCTCTCTTTTAAGGCAACCTCAAGCTTCCTCCTTCCCCTTCGCAAGCACCAAACCACGTCGACAGAtgtatcgtcctcgcgttccgtCTCCCAAAAAAAGACGCCATTTCCTTCTCCATTTTCCTATTTTAGTTCCAATCCACCACCGCTCCTTCCAGCCGTCGCCTTCGATGTGCACCTCACGTTCCTTCCCTTCGCAGAATTTGGCAACACTTAAAATCCCCCCGTCTCTTTCTCCCTGTCTTCCTCGATCCGAAGCTAATCCGTCTTCCAAGCAGTTATCCAGTTCGATTCCGGCGATAAAGCTCCAAACTTTAGGTTTCCAGCTTGAGGGGTGGGATTGCAATCTTCCACCCTCCTTGGCGACGACAAAGATTGAATCTTTGCCGGCCTTGATCGAGTTTCGAGATCAAAGTTCCCATGTTACATGTTTTGAGCCGGAAAGTTGCGAGATTTAGGGTTCGGTATTGGTTCCTGGAGATTGATTTGGGGGTTTATTAGCAATCCGGCAAAATTTCGTCCCAGAGTCAAACGACGAGTTCCGCCCCCCTTCTCGTCTCCCCGAGCCATCGGGAAGATGGCCGGGCGCAGCCTCGCACGCTGTGGACCAAGGTCCGGGCTCTGAGCCTGCTGATGGTGCGGTTGATCAAGCGAGGGCATAGGCATGAGGAGGGCGACGAGGCGTACGACTCTACATTGAAGAGTCAAATACCGCAGGACGTGAATTCGAACAGCCCAGCCCACGATGAAGACGCGTTCTTCAACGGCCAGTGGGACGCCGGCCCTGGTCCTTCTAGCCGGGCAGTGCAGATCGATCGATCCATGGTCGTCGGACCGAGGTCACATCAGAATGATGGTGGCGGCGCCGCTGGTCCACCGCCCTCTGGTAAGCTAACGAGCTTAGATAAAACTGGATGAacaagaatggaagttaatgtatTGTCTGTTCATTGGCCATATCTTCCTCTTCAGACATGGAACTGATGAAAGATAGATTTGCTAAGCTACTGCTTGGTGAAGATATGTCAGGTGGTGGAAAAGGAGTTTCATCAGCTCTTGCTCTGTCCAATGCCATCACCAACCTTGCTGGTAATTAGATTCACTTTGCGAGGAATTGCAATTCGATATCTTCTTTGATTCTGAATAGTGATAAGTCTAACTGATGATACAAACAGCTTTAGATATTCACATGTTTATTTGATCTTTTCTAAACCATAAAAAGGGGAATTCACTAATATTTTTGGATGTTTTGATTCAAGCAGCATCTGTTTTTGCCGAGCAATCGCGATTAGAGCCAATGTCTGCTGAACGAAAAGCGCGGTGGAGGAGGGAAATGAACTGGCTTTTGTCAGTTGCTGATTACATTGTAGAATTTGTTCCTTCAAGGCAGACATCAAAGGATGGAGTAACCATGGAGGTCGTAGAAGAACTGTCTTTACTAGTTTTTTTTAACCCTTTTAAGGCTGCTTTGGCAGTATTGAGTTACATTCAAGTTTCGCGTGCAGATAATGATAACTCAACAACGCAAAGATCTTCAATTGAACATCCCTACACTATGCAAGCTCGATACGATGCTCATCGTAAGCAAATCTTTCCCAAAAAAACCCTTTATAGTTCTGGTTATTGCATCAAAAATATAGCTGATTCTGCCTGAAATCGATGGAGATGAAGTACTGGGTACTTGGCTAAACGAAGACTCCTCGTTATCATGAAAATAGCTCCAAAACGCTCATGCGTGCCAAAAAGAGTGTTAGTGACCGAGCCAAGTAAGTGGTCCCCGACGTAGACCCTCCGATATTCAAATCAGTTATTGgtagatgaagatgaagaactctAGCAAGAACACTGGATGTGCAAAATTATGTACCTTAGCGTTGTGTGCACGTACCCGCGTCTGTATAGTGTCTCTGTTTGTCTATGCACGAATCGCAAAGCGTTTCCAAAAAAGGTTCGACCATAAAGATGCTTTGACACCTTCCAAATGGATCCATAATTTTTGCGTGTGGTAGAGGGGAAGCTTCTATGGTACAACTTGCATGCAGAATATTCTCTGTCCTCGTGACACAAGATGCCAAAAATGAATATGAGATTGTTGAGCTAAGGGGCCCATAGTATGCTTACATGACAAGCTGATCGAGCCCCTTTTGTGATCCGATCGACACTAACTCCAGCTGATCGGACTTATTAAGTGTGGTCAAGAACTTGCCCCTTGTATGGCCTATCAGTATCAACTAAAGAGTTCGATCAGACTAGTCGTCCATTCTGTCTGATCACTCGTTCTATCTTCAAAGGGCAAAGTAGTCCTGACTTTGTAGAATATTGACTCGTCTTTATTTTTCAAGGTTGAGGAGCTCAGCGTTCGATGAGCTTATCGGTTGCGTCCGATCGGCCCATTGATCCGGTCGGATAATCCTCTTGGCCAAACGATTGACTACTCTATCTTCAATGGTTAACCATTCCTTGACCTTGATCGTCATGTCAACCGACCTCTTGGACTTGACTCGGGGGTCTCACCTCAATCGCCGTATCAATATTAACAGGAACTTTTTTCCTAGCAATTCAAGTTCTAAAGATGGATAAGCTTTTTCAATGTCTTTGAGCGAGTGATATTTCATAAAAGCTTGAAACTTTGATTGTGCAGGCTTAACTAACTGTTCTCATATAAGCTGTTCAAACTATTGTTGTTCAGTTCATTGTCAAATCATGACGAATTATAATTTAGCGACAGTTTTAGGTTTTAGGATAAGAGTAATAGATTGCTCTCATCGGCATGCAACTCTAAACTGTCTGTCATTGTTCTTGATCACTCAGGGCACCCTCGATGACTTTGAGGACCAGAAAATGTTCTGGTATGTTTCGAGAGACGCTGCCGAATCGGAGAAGGGAAATGCACAAAGAAAGGATGACAAATGGTGGCTTCCTACTGTGAGAGTCCCTCCGCATGGACTCTCAGAGGACTCCAGCAGATGGTTGCAGTTCCAGAAAGATTCAGCTACACAAGTGCTCAAGGTAGCCATGGCAATCAATGCTCAGGTTCTCATGGAAATGGAGGTCCCCGACGCCTACATCGAATCTCTTCCAAAGGTAACACTAAACATTGGTCTCAATTTAAGAAATATAATGAAAATCTTGAAGTGGAATGTGATTTCTATGATCGATTTAAGATAGTGTTCGATCAATTTGGCTTTGAATTATAATGCTGTCTTAGAATGGGAGGTCGAGCTTAGGAGATGCGATCTACAAAAGCATCACCACAGACGATGTGTTCGACCCCGAAGAATTCTTGGAAACCCTGGACCTGTCAACCGAGCACAAGATCGTTGATCTCAAGGACCGAATCGAGGCCTCCGTTGTGATCTGGAG contains:
- the LOC121997383 gene encoding rho guanine nucleotide exchange factor 8-like, with product MVRLIKRGHRHEEGDEAYDSTLKSQIPQDVNSNSPAHDEDAFFNGQWDAGPGPSSRAVQIDRSMVVGPRSHQNDGGGAAGPPPSDMELMKDRFAKLLLGEDMSGGGKGVSSALALSNAITNLAASVFAEQSRLEPMSAERKARWRREMNWLLSVADYIVEFVPSRQTSKDGVTMEIMITQQRKDLQLNIPTLCKLDTMLIGTLDDFEDQKMFWYVSRDAAESEKGNAQRKDDKWWLPTVRVPPHGLSEDSSRWLQFQKDSATQVLKVAMAINAQVLMEMEVPDAYIESLPKNGRSSLGDAIYKSITTDDVFDPEEFLETLDLSTEHKIVDLKDRIEASVVIWRKKMHDKEAKSSWSSTISLEKREQFEERAETILILIKQRFPGIPQSALDISKIQYNNDVGLAILESYSRVLESLAHLVISRIDDVFYADSLAKGPTTKSSNARQSFSNVAPANKPDNREELVTLSDFMSWPSESEPAEDMRSTGDVVKKPPEVKTKKFLYIDKVRHLGGLRSPTARH